Within Spinacia oleracea cultivar Varoflay chromosome 4, BTI_SOV_V1, whole genome shotgun sequence, the genomic segment CTCTAACTGTACAAAAACCTCAAAAGAGACGCATTCAAGTCGTAAAATTATAGCCTTACTCCCCAAGTAAGGTATAACATCTTTTACTAAAATCCAAAAGGACGATTATCCTTTAAGTGCCAAGGCGCCTAAAGGATGATCGGCATCGTCCTTCCCTTGTCAGACAATGTTGCGCCAGGTGTCGCAGTACCCTTGTGCCAGGCGCGGGTCACCGTGGCGTTTTCCATCCACTTTTCCTATATAAACCCCCATTTTACAACGTCGATCGTAATGCACAAATCATTCTCTTCAAAACCATCCAAACTTTCTAAAATATACAAGTTCTAAGCATTAAAGGAATTGGGGATAAACATTGGAAACATCATCCTAGCAAAATTAGGTAATCCCAGGCCTTAAATCTCATTATTTCTAATTAGTATGCTTTAATCTTCAAGCTTTTCTGTAATCTCATGATGCTTATGTGACTTCATAACTCACTCAAGTTAGGATTTGTACAAAAGGAGTAACCTTTAAGGGGTTTCATACTTAAATCCCCCTTAAATGGTCTTCCATACTCCATTtccaagtttcaagtttcaatctttaagctttgtttaaaaaaaacatgattagtaagttgaatCTTTCATTCTTGAAAGTTTTCCTTCCAACAATTATCGTCCAAACCTTACAAAAATCCAAGCTTAATTTTATGAATGTTCAATgatgtttggaaaagtgcaaacccttttccaaactagaaaATATGAACGTCAAAGTTTCATGTTCAATATTCAATTCCTACATTCgaagttcaatgatgtttaaatgagaacaatttctctttaaactagaacCATCAAGTCATGGAGCATAATAAAGATGAGGCCTTTTAACATGAAAAGGTCTAACCTTTAAGAACCTATCctcttcaatattcaagttctttTTCAATGTTCGATCAAATACAAAATCGATGATACGTTTTAATGAATAAcctattattttaaaatttgaatCCATGGGAAACCAAGTCATACTTGAACAAGTGTTTCTCGTTTGGATTTCCAACACTACTCATACAATTTCTATTATTgcaaattcaattatttatacttACATTTCTTATATTGCTTGCTTTAATATTGCACCCTTCAATTTTTCACCTTTATCATTCATTCAATTTGGTTTACACCTAGTCcgttctaggtggtgatgtataattttatttatttgaccctttatttttttattttgatgctttgctttattttttattgctttcatcacccaacatgctaaatcaacaaaaatacaagttctaatcacgcttaacaaatataATTCTTGGACAACCGGACTAGGTTCCCTTTCATTTGACTTAAAGCAAAGTGATAATGTACAAAATTAGCAAACTTGATGTTCAAAAATGCATGCCAAAACCATCCTAAACAAAGTGTCATGATTAGGATCTTCTTACACGAAAATTATCCTTGTCTTTATTAAATCAAACTTGATAATCTGTCTAAATAAGTGTCTCGTTCCCTTATCCAAATTTCTAAGcggtttcaactttcaagtcaTATGCCTTATCCCGAGTCATGGCCTTTCCAAATAGGACCCttaaaaattgtttggtggAAACTCAGTATTCAATAGCCGTAGGGCAATTTCTAAAAGCCATTTTGCACAATTGAGTTTTGATTTTCACGTGTTCAAAATCGAATAACGTCACTAGTCCGAACTTAGCTTTTGAATCCCCTTGGGGGTTTATTAACAAAAATCAAGCCAACACTAATGGTTGGACTTTTCGATAAATCGACCAAGTTTGAGTTTTTGTGATTCCTAAACAGGATTCATCAAAGGCTCGAAACTTACAttagaaaatccaaacaaacaTATGTACAAACCGCGAGATTACGTAATTCCGCAAAAATCCCCACCACAGTTTGGCTTTCATTCCATTCTCTCACTTCACTCTTTGCTTCAAAATCAAGTAATAAAAGCTATTTGGTTCTTCCCTTAAACACATGTTCAACCACGTACCACCGCCGCTAAGCCGGGCCACTCCTCTTCCACCCCTTGGCACCGATTGACAGCTCCGCCGCCACCTCCCTTCCCTTCTttatctctctcttctcttttatctTTATCTCTCTCGATCTTCTCCTTTATATTTATCTTACTCCTCCCTTATATTTTTCTATCTTAgatcttgtttatttgtttgatttttttttaatgattgaGGTAATTGTTAAGGTAGGTGGTATGATTTTCAAATGGTTTTAGTTGTTTTCGGAGTGTTAGGTTTGCATTCAATGAAGTTAGGGTTTGCTTGGGGTGACTGGGAGGGTGATTCCGGTGGTGGGATGGTGGTTTCGGAGGGGTTTTGGTGGGTTTTCGACAGGGGAAGGGTAGTTTGGGTTGATTTCGGTGTTGATTGGGTGGTTTTGAGGAGGATTGGTGAAATTCCGGTGGTTGGTTGGGTGGTTTTGGTGATGGTTTCGTGATTAAGGAGGGTTTTGGTTAGGAGGCACTGGTGGTTGGTCGGTGGTTAAGGCGGTTCTGGAAATTTGGACGGTGGGTCTGCAGTAGTGTGGTGGTGGTGTCGACGTTGCAGGTGGTGGATGGTGTTTCATGGTTGGTCAAGGGTGCTCAAAGGAAAGAGAATGGAAAATCCTATGGGGTAGGGTATCATTGTAGAGGCATTTGGGGGGTAAGCGAAAAAGAAAacagggtaaagggaatgataaaaaccaccaaacaaacaacaacaaatggaAACAAAATCCAtcatttcttttccctttccTAAACATCCCCAACCAAACAACCCCTTAGTTTTTTCCCTTTTTATGTTTCCTCTTTATTTTGTTAGTTTTGAAAGGTATAATTAAGCCGTTTTTATTATACCTAACTATCTGTATATCCTAAAGCCTTCTAAAAGCAAGAACTTCTATTTTAGAATAGTAAAATTATGCCCTTTCCCCTAACATCCttctttgaaaaattcaagtttctCTTTTATTATACCTAACTACCGTGTTTTACTGATTACCCTTTTATATTCCAATTACCCTTTCATATTCCAATTACAATTTAACTCTCTTACTTTGCCACTTTTGTGTAGCTAATTCAACCCCTACAAGGTGCTCACCTCATTTTTCATATATAAGCGTGCAGAGTAAGAACTTTCTGCTAAATATGTATAAATGTGATATTTCTTCTTAAGAGAAGGCAACTTTAATAATAATGTTCTGTCAATTTTGGATTTAGTCCATAAAAAATGTTCTCGTGCAGTGAGCTATTTGCTTCGTTTAATTATCTTGGTAAATTATATAGTTTTCAAACTAGGTATTGTCATATTTTTATAAGAAAGGGTAACATTTTACGCTTTGTATTGATTATTTTTCCGTATACAAGTTaaattttaggaaaatttggtaatattaatccaatctttggccgattttcttttattaatcccacctacgacatattttttaataatcccacatttactatccaacgacttttattgggcttaagtgaccggtaaccggtgaaaaagtcaacgagatggtgatgaattgatgatgatgactgaatatttcgagagagagtactaccacgtagggacatattaccgcctacaaCAAGTTTATGACTtattgggcccaataaaagtcgttgggcaGTGTGGGATTATTAAATAAATGTCGTAGGTGGggttaataaaagaaaatcggccaaaggttggattaatattaccaaattttactaaattttataccccctccgtttcttttctttatttatgtattaCATTTTGGGTGTGCAATTTTAATCTTTACGTTtgaaatatttccttttatattgtaaAATAAATTCCCTCAATATAATGTCAAAGTCGTATCAATGATTATTTTTATCAATCGAATTCACTAGGGCATTAATTAAATCTCTCACATTTAATGATTGTCCCGCACTTTCTCAAAGCCAGATTttggataaaagtgaaaacatcaTTAATAAACGTAATATGCATTATTtaagttaaaaaaaaggaaTTTGTAACCAtattaatctatactaatatattaaaaggcgttgtgaaaaACGTTTATGTGCCACGTAATACTCTCCTcattacgccacatcatccactcaccaagtgttaggtcatggacaaccaaaaatcaattcaATAAGGTTCGAACACCAAACTTCAAGTGGttgataactctcattaccatcttaaccaaccaccaattatggtttatctcttcacattaatttataaataaatgttaacatgaagtctaaaacaactaaattttatgtgactttttaatttctatggactattttgggaaaaaaaattcattaaagCACTATGACAATCatgaagaaacatgatgtcataagtctcataagcatcaccTATATGATTACTCTACATAGCtgcatatatatctaatttggtatttattaatttgacgcATATAGTTCCACgaaaaaacaaattatacaaattataAGATGATATTATTGAAATTTTACTTtccatgataaatgacgtaacATTTctgtgtagttgacgaacttAACAGATGTTTTTCTTTCTATAGAATAtaagtattttggtcaaatattgagctcaagaaaaatctaaaatgttaattattcaatgtagcaaccggggcattgccagggccacacactagttatttATTAAATTGCGTACatgataccaaacgtaaaagataaaaagggatggagggagtaggtTTAAACTAGTTATTTTTGAaaacttttcttctttttctttgtttccaTCATGTTTAATTTGGAAATTAAGATTTATCGTGTTATTCGACGAGTATTCGGCGCGTGATAGCACACTTGAAACCTAGTTTAAACAAGTTTGTATTGTGTTTTATTATCGCGCGCTCGGAACCCAGTTTAAACAAGTTTGTATTGTGTATTATCCATATATATGCACATGAAACGAGTTATGTCGATAAAACAGAAAATcataaagaaatgaaaaaattagTTTTAAAGCGAAACCAATAAGTTTAACCAATTAATACATATACCAGGTCGGGTCTAGGGTTGAATCAAGGTTGGGCCTAGTACAACCAACATCCCACTAGCCAACTCAATATGAGAGGTAAGAGAAGACTGAAGACATATGGGGTATTTAAAAGGATATCGCACACCTATGCCATGACTAGGGGTGTTCAAAATACCTAATCCGCTATCTCGATACAAATTAATCgggtatttttgtttttttacttaattaaatgggttgtaTACCCGTCCCGCAAGTTTTTCCGAGTATCCCGGTCGCGTCATAAGTCGTCTGATTAATTACACGGTTACTCGAATATccattaaaatatttttaaaatttcatGTCATCTGGTTTTATTTTGCTGCCGTACAAAATCACAAGTCTATCTCTCTCATCCACTCCTTCAATTCGCAATCACACAAACTCAATCTCACTCACTTGATCCACCTCACCACGCCACCAATTGTTACGCCAACCCTGCCTCTCCACCACTCTACCACACCAGCCCAGCCGCAACGACGCACCccttgttattgttattgttgttgttgttgttgttgttgttgttgttgttgttgttgttgttgttgttgctgctgctgttgctgctgctgtttACCCAAGACTTTGCTTtcttttgttaattattatgccCCTTTTAAAATTACACGGGTCTTGTTAGTTGGaggatatttctttcttttttataaaGTAAATATTGGATATTAATATGAATATTTAGAAAAAGGTAATGTGAAGATGAATAATTTTACTGATTCTTTTTGTAATTTGCTGGTAAGTCGAGGCATGAAGTTTGATGTCTGATATTCGTACAATCGTACTAACAAGTTAGATTTGGGTACCCAATATTCGGGTACTCGATATTTGCGGGTCGGGGCCTTAATATTCAATACTCGACAAAGCGGGTACCCGCTAATGAACACCCCTAGCCATGACCATGATACGCGTTGTAGTActttatttaaaatttcaagGCATACAGTGTATTTATCACTATTCGAAAATTCGAATACAAGCTAATTGTTTGAAGTAATTATTAACCGCAACTAGTATGAAGTACAAGTAATTAAGCTGCATTAATAGCGATCTTCATTCCACCATCGCAATGGCCAGGGAAGGAACAGATGAAATAACTTTGACCCGAGGCCAACCTGATTTTGTCATTTCCAGTTTGGTAAACTTTTGACCCGGCTGGTGCAGTACAACTATCATAACCCTCCTTACTCACTACTACCACATTGTGCATTTCCTTATTATAATTAAATCCTGCAAAATAACTTCACTTTTGTCAAAAATAATTACTTAATTAACTTAATCTAACtcaataattaattaaacatgaTTAAGTCCCTTTCCATATGAAATGAAACGATTTTCTAGTATCTAAAATTGGTTCACCGATGACGGTGCTCTAAAGCATAGAGAAAGCGATGCGagaaacaaaataggaaaactGACCTAACACATCACCGACTTTGAAGGACTTGCCATTAGGCCAATTGTTGACATTAAAGGTCCATCCAGCAACGTCGCCTACGGTGAAATCAGTTGCAACGACAGGCTTGGTAATAGTTAGGAGGCACAGTATGGCTACTCCAAGAAACAAACCTAGTTTTGCACTGCAAATTCCCTGGGCcattttaaaaaaatgaaaattaattCCTAAACAAAAAATTTAGAATTGGAGGGAGTTAGCTGGGAAGAGATTAGAAAGAAGATATAATTGAGTTAGTTTTGTGTATAGGTTGGATTGAAGAAATAGTATTTATAGGGGTAGGAAATTAGATCAATTACATTTATAAGGAAATAAATCATGGTTATTCTTTGATACAAAAAGATATTATGGTAATATCAAATATGATTATGTACATACtatataaaaggaaataaatcatggttttttttttttttggtgcaaacaTAAACCATGCATGGTGAAATCAAATATGATTATGTACTTCAAAaatatgctttttttttttttttgacaaggaAAAAAAACCAGGTTAACCCCTTTGATAGGGCATACCTAACTCATCCTTTCGGATGATGAGGGAGAGGGAATGATCAAAAGACGAAAACCATAACGACATAGTAGGACAAGAGCTTCCTTTTGCCGCCAAGAAATCCGTCGCTTGATTTGCTTCCCGGTAATTAACAATGAATGATCGAAAATGAATCCAAATTCGATAAATCCCGACTAGCATCTTCAATGAGCCCACTAATCTCCCACGGGACCTGCCAAATCCGATTCATCGATTTGTTCACCACCAAGTTATCCCTTCAATAATAAGATTTTTGTACCCCATCGCCACCGCACTTTTGATTCCTTCTCGGAGTGCTGAAGCTTCAGCAAAAAGGATGGAGTCCTCCGGGTGAAGAGCTTTGGCTTCCGCCACTAATAACGCTCCTTCATCATTGCGAATAACAAACCCCAAACTTGTGGAGAAATTTCCTCTTTTGGCTCCATCGAAATTTAATTTGAAGCAACCTGAAGGAGGTCGAATCCAAGACACTTGTTTTTTTGCCTGAACCGCACTTTTCTTAGAAAGGGAGGAAGGAAAAGCTTGATCTTCAATGTTGGACCACGTCTTTATGTGGTTAATGATTAAACAACTAATTTCCGTGACTGAACTTGTTTCATTTTTAAAAACTATGGCATTTCTAGTATACCAAACATACCACCAAATTGTAGTTAATTTTGCTGTGGAATCCCACCCTAGGGAGTCCTTAATGTGAATTAAGTTATCAAGCAAGGAGATATTGGGATCCAGGGAAGGGAGACACCAACCATGTAAATGGTTGAGATGGATGAGAAGATCCTCTCCGAATGGGCAAGTGAGGAACAAATGTTCACTAGTTTCCGTGTGGTGGGAGCAAAATTGGCATTCTAGAGGAACCGAAACATGGCTTCTAAAAAGTCTTTCTTTTGAGGGGAGAGCATCACTACAAATTTtccaaataaaatttttaattttagggGCTACATTTAGTTTCCAAATCCAGTCGAAAGGAACTCTATTTTCCTTTCCTAGATAAAGACCTTGCACTAAGCAAGCAGCCGTTTTAGTTGAAAAGTTGCCACTTGGGTCAAGGCCCCAAAACATTTTATCTTCAATATCATTCCTAGGAATAGGGATTGCCATTATTTTGGTCATTATAGTGGGGGAAACCACTCGTCTTAATTTATGTGCATCCCATTGCTTATCTGAGGTTATGAATTCTGAAACTTTTTGTTTTTCGTGGGTTTGGTGACTAGTAGAGAAATTTCTAATGGGGGAGGGAAAAACCCAATTATCTTCCCAGAATTCAATATTCGTTCCTTTCCCTACTTGCCACCGAATTCCTTTTTTGAGGATGGGTCTCAACTTCATTAGATTACGCCATTGCCAAGAAACACTTGAAGACGGGATGTAATCTAACAACGAAACACTTTTAAGATATTTCTTTTTAACAAGTTGTACCTAGAGATTTTCTGGGGAAGAAAGAATCCTCCATAGGAGCTTTAGGTGCATGGCTTTATTGTTTACTTCCGCCTTCCTAAAACCTAAGCCTCCCAAGCTCTTTGGTTTACAAATCCGATCCCAACTGACCAAATTCGGAGATTTTGAAGTTGGGTCTTTATTCCAAAAGAATTGTCTATATATTTTGTCTAACTTGATGTTTATGGAATGTGAGAGAGTGAAACTTTTCATTTGGTAGTTAGCTTTAGACGCGACATTTGACTGGATTAGGATTGACCTTCCGGCTTGGGAAAGGGAATTAGCTTTCCACTTGGTTAGTTGATTTTGAGTGGATGTGAGAATGCTAGCAAAAGTTTCATTTGTCACTCTACTATCAATAATTGGGCACCCAAGATAGTTACCAAGGGAGCTTGAATTTTCCATTTGGAGAATTATCTTAAACTCCTCTATGTCATTTTGGGGGACATTCTTAGTGCACTGGAATGCAGATTTATTATAGTTGACTAGTTGGCCTGACATTTGGCAATATTTATTTAGGATAGTTTTTATAATTTGACAACTTTGAGTAGAGGCTTTAGCAAATATCATTGTGTCATCTGCAAAGGTGAGAAAGGGAATTTTCATGCGTGAATGGCCTGGAGTAATCCCTAGTAGCTTTTGGCCAGTAAAGCAATTAGAGCTGAGTTGTCTAGCTAAAAGTTCTGCACACAGAATAAAAAGATATGGAGATAAGGGGTCTCCTTGTCTTATCCCTCGAGAAGGGTAGAACTGGTCAGTTGGAGTACCATTGACAAGGACTGAGAAGGAAACTAAGGAAATACATTCTTTTATCCAACTTATCCATTTCTCATGAAATCCTAATTTCGCAAGAGTTTCAAGGATATAGCTCCATTCTAGTCTATCATATGCTTTCTCCATATCTAACTTAATTGCAATCCACCCTCCTTTGCCGGTTTTGTTTTTGAAAGAGTGAAAAACTTCGTGTGCTAGCAAAATGTTATCTTGGATTAGTTTTTCTGGTGTAAACGCTCCTTGGAGAGGGTGGATGAGCTTCTCTAACACAACTTTAAGCCTGTTTACTAAAACTTTTGAGATAATTTTGTAGATCGTAGAACAAAGGCTAATAGGTCTGAAATGATTAGCTGCCTCCGGATTATCAATTTTCGGAATTAGAGCAATAAAAGTGTGATTAATTTCCTTCAATAACTTTCCAGAATGAAAAAAAGCCTTAACCGCCTTTAACACCGAGTTGCCTACAATTGGCCAATATTTTTGGAAGAAGAAGGGTGGGTACCCATCCGGGCCCGGAGCTTTATCTGGGTCTAATTGAAAAACTGCCTCTTTAATTTCTTGATCTGATACATGCTTTATTAGCTCATTATTATCTTGCTGCGTAATTAGAGAATCTAACAAGGTGAAGTCCACATGCTTACTAAAGTGGCAATTAGAGTTTTTAGTAAATCTTGTTGCAAACTCGTTTTTTATCGTTTCACTAATGCTTGAAAGATTGTTAATAATGACACCATCTTTATCTATAAACTTTTTGATAGTagctttattttttctgattgtGGTATGAGCTTGGAAGTATTTATTGTTTTGGTCTCCTAGCTTAACCTCGTTGGCTTTTGCTTTCTGCTTCCAGTATGAGTTTGAGAAATTAAAAAGGCTCGCCCTTTTCTTTAAGAGAATATCCTGACCGCGAATTAGTCTAATATTGTCAGGCTCTTGAGTTagaatttgttgaattttttctAGCTTGGATTCCACTTCTCTTTGTTGTCTAAATATGTTTCCATATTTGGTGGAGTTCCACTTTTTAGCTTCTTTTTTTAGCAACTTAAATTTCTGGGTTAGGCAATACATATATGTTAGAGCCAATAAACTTTGTGGCCCAAGTTTTTCTTACCAAATTAATGAAGTCTTTATGAGACGCCCACATTTTTTCAAATCTAAATGGAGGGGCTTTAGCATTATTTGTATTGTCAACTGAGACTGAAATCGGACAATGGTCTGA encodes:
- the LOC110781818 gene encoding basic blue protein-like, producing MAQGICSAKLGLFLGVAILCLLTITKPVVATDFTVGDVAGWTFNVNNWPNGKSFKVGDVLGFNYNKEMHNVVVVSKEGYDSCTAPAGSKVYQTGNDKIRLASGQSYFICSFPGHCDGGMKIAINAA